One Triticum dicoccoides isolate Atlit2015 ecotype Zavitan chromosome 5B, WEW_v2.0, whole genome shotgun sequence genomic window carries:
- the LOC119307802 gene encoding uncharacterized protein LOC119307802: MLMPFLAQASQTTLPVASCSGLHRRHPARNFGRYCRWWGARSKAIHSPRSVFGPTNGAPSSDIVKKRKIVEHIILLRAKPNISDAEEKDMLDYLYTSQYQMRGILTVSLGRIEGPNSESFTHAVFMRFQQKEDIAKFQSSSYYSKVLDEHVKPVSYGLVSVDFESEVEDDIIPLFRRGEDFNYGVEFMLLISFLETASRESVEDALAHLQKLIIHYSYFIVQATSGCCLDHMDGLYSHAAVIRFPSIDDFKLFKESTEYKDMWTSKFHPVTERCLELHFVVDPVGNQLM; this comes from the exons ATGCTGATGCCGTTTCTAGCTCAGGCCTCTCAAACTACACTCCCTGTTGCGAGTTGTTCTGGGCTGCATCGCCGCCACCCGGCGCGGAATTTCGGCCGAT ATTGTAGATGGTGGGGGGCAAGAAGCAAGGCAATTCATTCCCCTCGCAGCGTATTTGGACCCACTAATGGTGCTCCATCTAGTGATATTGTGAAGAAAAG AAAGATAGTGGAGCACATTATTCTGCTCAGAGCCAAGCCAAATATCTCAGATGCTGAAGAAAAGGACATGCTTGATTACTTATATACATCTCAGTATCAGATGAGAGGGATACTCACTGTGTCATTAG GCCGCATAGAAGGCCCTAACAGCGAGAGCTTCACGCATGCTGTCTTCATGCGTTTCCAACAGAAAGAAGACATTGCAAAGTTCCAGAGTAGCTCCTACTATTCCAAAGTTCTCGACGAGCACGTCAAACCCGTTTCCTAT GGCTTGGTTTCTGTAGATTTTGAATCTGAGGTGGAAGATGACATTATCCCTCTCTTTCGGAGGGGCGAG GATTTCAACTACGGTGTCGAGTTTATGTTGTTGATATCTTTCTTGGAAACTGCATCCAGAGAGTCTGTGGAGGATGCATTAGCCCATCTTCAAAAGCTGATCATCCACTACAGTTATTTCATTGTTCAGGCAACGTCAG GTTGCTGTCTGGATCATATGGATGGTCTGTACAGTCACGCTGCAGTTATCCGTTTTCCATCAA TTGACGACTTCAAATTATTCAAGGAGAGCACGGAATACAAGGAT ATGTGGACATCCAAATTTCATCCGGTTACCGAGAGATGTCTCGAGCTGCATTTTGTCGTCGACCCAGTCGGCAACCAGCTGATGTAG